In one Sporomusa sphaeroides DSM 2875 genomic region, the following are encoded:
- a CDS encoding dodecin family protein yields the protein MVVKVIELVGTSRHNWTDAVDNAVLEAAKTVDSILGVEVTNFTASVDNGHIGEYKADVKVAFKVNH from the coding sequence ATGGTTGTAAAAGTTATCGAACTCGTGGGAACTTCCCGCCACAACTGGACTGATGCGGTAGATAATGCTGTTTTGGAAGCGGCAAAGACTGTTGACTCCATTCTTGGCGTCGAAGTAACAAATTTTACGGCAAGTGTAGATAACGGCCACATAGGGGAATACAAAGCCGATGTAAAGGTAGCCTTCAAGGTTAATCACTAA
- the spoVAE gene encoding stage V sporulation protein AE produces MAFVIGGLICVIGQLLMELTPLTPAHVLVLFVVLGGLLSGIGLYQPLVELGGAGATVPLPGFGHALVSGTLEEVDKIGFWGIFSGAVKATASGITAAVIFGLLIAIVFNPKG; encoded by the coding sequence ATGGCTTTTGTTATTGGGGGCTTGATCTGTGTAATCGGGCAACTGCTTATGGAGCTTACTCCGCTTACACCAGCCCATGTGTTAGTGCTGTTTGTAGTATTAGGCGGCCTTTTAAGCGGAATAGGGCTATATCAGCCGTTAGTGGAACTGGGCGGTGCGGGAGCAACCGTTCCCTTACCGGGTTTCGGTCATGCGCTGGTCTCAGGTACTCTGGAAGAAGTGGATAAAATCGGTTTTTGGGGTATTTTCAGCGGGGCCGTTAAAGCAACTGCAAGTGGGATAACAGCAGCGGTTATTTTTGGTTTACTTATAGCCATTGTTTTTAATCCGAAAGGGTAA
- a CDS encoding stage V sporulation protein AE: MDKVTALNKKIRVILVTDGDKVAQQAVENIGSSLGLRCISASGGNPTPIGGKKIVELLKTVPRDPVLVMFDDKGREEKAEGERALEYVANHPDIEVLGAVAVASNTHCIHGVHADACIDCQGHVIDSSVDKKGEIKKKNACDCEPVITGDTVDVLNDVEVPVIIGVGDIGKMDKHDDLSRGAPITRKAIEEILERSGIDYVR; the protein is encoded by the coding sequence TTGGACAAAGTTACGGCACTCAATAAAAAAATACGGGTGATTCTCGTTACAGATGGTGATAAAGTAGCTCAGCAGGCAGTTGAAAATATTGGTTCTTCCTTGGGTTTACGCTGTATTTCGGCATCAGGGGGCAACCCGACACCTATCGGTGGCAAAAAAATTGTTGAACTTCTGAAAACCGTTCCCCGTGATCCGGTACTTGTTATGTTTGATGATAAAGGACGTGAGGAAAAAGCCGAGGGAGAACGGGCGCTGGAATACGTAGCCAATCATCCTGATATTGAAGTATTAGGTGCTGTGGCTGTAGCCTCCAATACCCACTGTATTCATGGGGTTCATGCCGATGCCTGTATTGATTGCCAGGGCCATGTGATTGACTCATCGGTTGATAAAAAAGGGGAAATCAAAAAAAAGAATGCTTGCGACTGTGAGCCGGTGATTACCGGTGATACTGTTGATGTGTTAAATGATGTTGAGGTGCCTGTTATTATTGGCGTAGGCGATATTGGGAAAATGGATAAGCATGATGACTTGAGCCGGGGGGCTCCAATAACCCGTAAAGCAATTGAAGAGATATTAGAACGGAGTGGCATTGATTATGTCAGATGA
- the spoVAD gene encoding stage V sporulation protein AD — MHKKRGQQSIVFAVPPVITSTANVVGPMEGDGILTEFYDRILEDNLDNNDSWEQCESCMMEWAIRAAVAKDNSVLTDVDYVLAGDLLNQLMSTHFALRNIGRPFLGMYGACSTLAESMLVGSTLLDGGFANKVVASVSSHHDTAERQYRFPTELGVQRPLVSQWTVTGAGAVVISAVGKGPRITAATVGKIVDIGLKDPNAMGPAMAPAAADTLWSHFNDTGRPPDYYDMIYTGDLGSVGKALVIELFKEKGIDLSTNYEDCGCMIFKEEQDAHAGASGCASSAIVFTGYIYRLLMRQKLHKILLVGTGSLHSTTSYQQKESIPCIAHAVAVEI; from the coding sequence ATGCACAAAAAGCGTGGTCAGCAGAGTATTGTTTTTGCCGTTCCCCCGGTTATAACAAGTACCGCCAATGTTGTCGGACCGATGGAAGGCGATGGGATATTAACCGAGTTTTATGACCGGATACTAGAGGATAATCTTGACAACAACGATAGTTGGGAGCAATGTGAATCCTGCATGATGGAATGGGCAATACGGGCCGCGGTAGCAAAGGATAACAGTGTGCTTACTGATGTTGACTATGTATTGGCAGGTGACTTGCTTAATCAACTAATGAGTACTCATTTTGCGCTAAGAAATATTGGCCGCCCATTTTTGGGTATGTATGGTGCTTGCTCCACATTAGCTGAAAGTATGCTGGTTGGCTCGACCTTGCTTGATGGCGGTTTTGCCAATAAAGTTGTTGCCAGTGTTTCCAGTCATCATGACACGGCCGAACGTCAATACCGGTTTCCTACCGAGCTTGGTGTACAGCGGCCGCTTGTTTCGCAGTGGACAGTAACCGGAGCCGGTGCGGTGGTCATTTCAGCCGTTGGCAAGGGTCCGCGGATTACGGCTGCAACGGTGGGGAAAATAGTAGATATAGGCTTAAAAGATCCTAACGCCATGGGGCCGGCTATGGCTCCCGCGGCTGCCGATACCTTGTGGTCTCACTTTAACGATACCGGGCGTCCGCCGGATTATTATGACATGATCTATACCGGTGACCTGGGAAGTGTTGGCAAAGCATTGGTCATTGAGTTATTTAAGGAGAAAGGAATTGATTTATCAACAAATTATGAGGACTGCGGTTGCATGATTTTTAAAGAGGAACAGGACGCCCATGCCGGTGCCAGTGGCTGCGCCAGTTCGGCAATCGTATTTACCGGCTATATTTACCGTTTGCTCATGCGTCAGAAACTGCACAAAATATTACTGGTAGGTACAGGCAGTTTGCATAGTACGACCTCGTATCAGCAAAAAGAATCAATCCCCTGTATTGCGCATGCTGTAGCAGTGGAAATATAA
- a CDS encoding spore germination protein — MSDEQKIAKDLDSNINYVKDRLGVGETFDIIFREYRAGKKRAASFSINGMTNDVVLSNVFEELTAYKQEELTVNTFQKLFYSRAIHSQVKLVENMNDAITSLLSGELLFFVEGEGQVMVIDARAYPVRAPAESNIEKVTRGSRDSFVETIVFNTALIRRRLRDPNLRFEIVKVGTRSQCDVAVAYIKDITNQELVETVKERLNNINIDGVPMAEKAIEEYVVAGSKWNPLPKVRYTERPDVAAVHLLEGHVCLVVDTSPNIMILPTTFWHHVQHVEEYRQNVVVGSYLRLIRLAGVLLSLLLPPLWLAVVLNRQILPESLAFLGPQESGIIPIGIQFILAEFGVELVRMATVHVPTAQSTALGFIGAFMLGDIATKVGLFGNETIFYTAVAAVGAFATPSMEFAMATRLFRALIIILVMFFQLPGFIVGVGAVFLLMLTTKSFGIPYLWPAIPFNFGAMKDVLFRLPIPNKILRPAVLKPQDADRLESTGVQDNTKDSSDQDKK, encoded by the coding sequence ATGTCAGATGAACAGAAAATTGCTAAAGATCTTGACAGTAATATAAATTATGTAAAAGACCGCCTGGGAGTGGGCGAAACCTTTGATATTATCTTTCGCGAATATCGGGCAGGGAAAAAACGGGCAGCTTCATTTTCGATAAATGGCATGACCAATGACGTGGTTTTATCAAATGTGTTTGAAGAATTAACCGCTTATAAGCAAGAGGAATTAACCGTCAATACCTTCCAGAAACTGTTTTATTCGCGGGCCATTCATTCCCAGGTCAAATTGGTTGAAAACATGAATGATGCTATTACCAGCCTGCTGTCAGGTGAACTGCTCTTCTTTGTGGAAGGCGAAGGGCAAGTCATGGTCATTGATGCACGCGCCTATCCGGTTCGGGCTCCTGCCGAATCAAATATCGAAAAGGTAACAAGAGGCTCGCGGGACTCTTTTGTTGAAACCATTGTTTTTAATACGGCGCTGATCCGGCGGCGGTTGCGTGACCCCAATCTCAGATTTGAAATTGTCAAGGTAGGCACACGGTCACAATGTGATGTTGCGGTCGCTTATATTAAAGATATTACCAACCAGGAACTGGTTGAGACCGTCAAGGAGCGGTTAAATAATATTAATATTGACGGCGTACCGATGGCGGAAAAGGCTATAGAAGAATATGTTGTTGCCGGCAGCAAGTGGAATCCGCTGCCGAAAGTGCGGTATACCGAACGGCCGGATGTCGCTGCCGTTCATCTGCTTGAGGGGCATGTATGTTTAGTTGTTGACACTTCGCCTAATATTATGATTTTGCCGACAACCTTTTGGCATCATGTGCAGCATGTGGAGGAATACCGGCAAAATGTAGTAGTTGGCTCTTACCTGCGGCTGATTCGCTTGGCAGGGGTTTTATTATCTTTGCTTCTGCCGCCGTTATGGCTGGCTGTAGTGCTAAACAGACAGATTTTGCCTGAATCTCTGGCTTTTCTGGGTCCGCAGGAGTCAGGCATCATTCCTATTGGAATTCAGTTTATATTGGCCGAGTTTGGGGTCGAATTGGTCAGAATGGCAACCGTACATGTTCCTACCGCGCAATCAACGGCTTTAGGTTTTATTGGAGCGTTTATGCTGGGCGATATTGCCACCAAGGTAGGACTGTTCGGCAATGAGACAATCTTTTATACGGCAGTAGCCGCTGTCGGAGCATTTGCCACTCCCAGTATGGAGTTTGCTATGGCTACCCGTCTTTTTCGGGCCCTGATTATCATTTTGGTCATGTTCTTCCAATTGCCAGGCTTTATTGTGGGAGTAGGAGCCGTATTTTTATTGATGCTGACAACGAAATCTTTTGGCATTCCTTATCTGTGGCCGGCAATTCCTTTTAATTTTGGTGCGATGAAAGACGTGTTATTCCGGTTGCCCATACCTAATAAAATATTGCGTCCTGCCGTCCTAAAACCTCAGGATGCAGACCGGCTTGAAAGTACCGGCGTGCAAGACAATACTAAAGACAGTAGTGACCAAGATAAAAAGTAA
- the spoVAC gene encoding stage V sporulation protein AC translates to MFNSKASQAEQERYQEKFNQLKPKPPIVKNVVWAFIVGGLICVLGQFFLEYFMSLGFSKKEAAGPTSIVLIFLSALFTGLGLYDELGRIAGAGSVVPITGFANAIVSPAMEFKREGYVFGIGAKMFVIAGPVLVYGISTAVIIGFIYWLRL, encoded by the coding sequence GTGTTTAACAGCAAAGCCAGTCAGGCTGAACAGGAACGGTACCAGGAAAAGTTTAATCAGCTTAAACCTAAACCTCCTATAGTAAAAAATGTGGTATGGGCCTTTATTGTTGGTGGCTTGATTTGTGTGCTTGGACAATTTTTTCTGGAGTATTTTATGAGTTTGGGATTTAGCAAAAAGGAAGCTGCCGGGCCGACTTCTATCGTGCTAATTTTTCTAAGCGCCTTATTCACAGGCTTAGGGCTGTATGATGAACTTGGACGAATAGCCGGTGCCGGGTCGGTTGTGCCGATAACCGGTTTTGCCAATGCCATAGTTTCGCCGGCTATGGAGTTTAAGCGGGAAGGTTATGTCTTTGGTATCGGTGCAAAAATGTTTGTAATTGCCGGGCCGGTATTGGTTTATGGCATTTCAACAGCAGTAATCATTGGGTTTATTTATTGGCTGAGACTGTAA
- a CDS encoding SigB/SigF/SigG family RNA polymerase sigma factor: protein MLKDEEFKELLCKAQSTDPAVREEAKERILENNLNLVRSIVHRFTNRGYEWDDLFQIGSIGLLKAIERFDLNFSVKFSTYAVPMIIGEIRRFIRDDNPVKVSRPLKELAYRVHKTQEKLQGSLGREPTITEIAKELSLAPQEIVSALEAVQPQVSLYEQAFPGSDGGDAIHLLDQIMLPEGQDSAYFDKLALKEVLARLPVKERTVIYLRFFADKTQAEIAVIIGLSQVQVSRIEKHALKIIRELLQTS from the coding sequence ATGCTCAAAGATGAGGAATTTAAAGAATTGCTTTGTAAGGCCCAATCGACTGACCCTGCCGTACGGGAAGAAGCTAAAGAGCGTATTCTTGAAAACAACCTGAATTTAGTCCGAAGCATTGTCCACCGTTTTACTAACCGCGGCTATGAGTGGGATGATTTATTTCAGATTGGCAGTATTGGACTATTAAAAGCCATTGAACGCTTTGACCTCAATTTTAGCGTCAAATTCTCTACCTATGCTGTACCTATGATTATTGGTGAGATTCGCCGGTTTATCAGAGATGATAATCCGGTCAAAGTCAGCCGCCCGCTAAAGGAGCTTGCCTATCGTGTTCACAAAACCCAGGAAAAGCTTCAAGGTTCTTTGGGACGAGAACCAACAATTACCGAAATTGCCAAAGAATTATCGCTGGCACCGCAAGAAATCGTTTCCGCGCTCGAAGCTGTTCAGCCGCAAGTCTCATTATATGAGCAGGCATTTCCAGGCAGTGATGGCGGCGATGCCATCCATCTTTTAGACCAAATCATGCTGCCTGAGGGCCAGGACAGTGCGTATTTCGATAAACTGGCATTAAAAGAAGTATTGGCACGGCTGCCTGTGAAAGAACGTACCGTTATTTATTTACGTTTCTTTGCCGATAAAACACAGGCTGAAATTGCGGTAATTATTGGATTATCCCAGGTGCAGGTATCACGTATTGAAAAACATGCGCTCAAGATAATCAGAGAACTATTACAGACCTCTTAG
- the spoIIAB gene encoding anti-sigma F factor, whose amino-acid sequence MGTQIKNQIKLSMLSVDENVGFARTAAAAFAAQLDLTLTEIDEIKVAVSEAVSNSVIHGYGDCNDKQNYIELIMNLFQDKLEFTVIDYGRGIADIKEARQPSFSSDPERMGLGFVFMDSFMDELEVISELGQGTTVRMVKMLVPCVEH is encoded by the coding sequence ATGGGAACGCAGATAAAAAATCAAATAAAACTCTCGATGTTAAGTGTTGATGAAAATGTCGGTTTTGCCAGGACGGCAGCGGCGGCTTTTGCCGCACAACTGGATTTGACGCTCACAGAAATTGATGAAATTAAAGTTGCCGTTTCGGAAGCCGTATCTAATTCTGTAATTCACGGTTATGGTGATTGTAATGATAAACAAAACTATATTGAATTAATTATGAACTTATTTCAGGACAAGCTTGAATTTACCGTTATTGATTACGGGCGAGGCATTGCCGACATCAAAGAGGCACGCCAGCCTTCGTTTTCCAGTGATCCTGAACGTATGGGATTAGGCTTTGTTTTTATGGATTCTTTCATGGATGAACTTGAAGTTATTTCCGAGCTGGGGCAGGGGACGACAGTAAGAATGGTAAAAATGCTTGTGCCCTGCGTAGAGCACTAG